One genomic window of [Clostridium] scindens ATCC 35704 includes the following:
- a CDS encoding C39 family peptidase, with the protein MAQKKRTRQSRRRQQVRRQLLIVLVLIVAVVCAAVSCHIQETRHKAEAKAAVKTEQQKSSKGKKENAKVKVETPKQRLKRVEITAKQKGYPDSVVGLLGKNKETVDFVEDYEAKKDVPAADNIGESYVEGQIPQLLQWDERWGYASYGTSIVAVSGCGPTCMAMVAAGLNKDPSITPAKVAAYGTENHYVDEDNNTYWAFMREAGGNWNLSSYEGVLTEAQVSAELAAGHPIICSVGPGDFTQNGHFIVLTGYENGVVKVNDPFSKKNSEASWIFKDIADQIKAMWVYSLKQ; encoded by the coding sequence ATGGCACAAAAGAAGAGGACAAGACAGTCCAGAAGGAGGCAGCAGGTTCGGCGCCAACTGCTGATCGTGCTGGTTTTAATTGTGGCGGTCGTCTGCGCGGCAGTCAGCTGCCATATACAGGAGACAAGGCACAAGGCAGAGGCAAAAGCAGCTGTCAAGACAGAGCAGCAGAAATCCTCAAAGGGGAAGAAGGAGAATGCCAAGGTAAAGGTAGAGACGCCAAAGCAGAGGCTTAAGAGGGTGGAAATTACAGCGAAGCAAAAAGGTTATCCGGACAGCGTAGTCGGACTGCTGGGAAAAAATAAAGAGACTGTGGATTTCGTGGAGGACTATGAGGCGAAAAAGGATGTTCCGGCGGCCGATAATATCGGAGAGAGTTACGTGGAGGGACAGATCCCGCAATTGCTGCAATGGGACGAGCGCTGGGGCTATGCTTCCTACGGTACCAGCATCGTGGCGGTAAGCGGATGCGGGCCAACCTGTATGGCTATGGTAGCGGCAGGGCTTAATAAGGATCCGTCCATAACCCCTGCAAAAGTAGCGGCATACGGAACAGAGAATCATTATGTAGATGAAGATAATAATACCTATTGGGCGTTTATGCGAGAGGCAGGGGGCAACTGGAACCTGTCCTCCTATGAGGGCGTTCTTACGGAAGCGCAGGTAAGCGCGGAATTGGCAGCAGGGCATCCGATTATCTGCAGCGTAGGACCTGGGGACTTTACCCAGAATGGACATTTTATCGTATTGACCGGATATGAGAATGGCGTTGTCAAGGTAAATGATCCCTTCAGCAAGAAGAACAGTGAGGCGTCCTGGATATTTAAAGACATCGCGGACCAGATCAAAGCGATGTGGGTATACTCTTTGAAGCAATAG